The Chloroflexota bacterium DNA window CATCCGCTTTGGCGGAGAGGTATGCCGGATGCGAGTAGTCAAAGGAGTTGCTCACACTTGCCGCCTCGTTTTCCTTGCCATGCCGGGCCACGCCTAGCCATGCCTTGCCGTACCATGCACTGCCACGCCTCGGCGGGCCTGGCCGCGCACTGCCATGCCGCGGGTGCTCAGGATACGATCTTCAGTGCGGACCAAGTCAAGGGGTTTTAGAATATTTTTTCTCTAAAACACAAGACGGGGCTGGCCGGAGATATCCGGCCAGCCCCGTCGTAGTACGTCGTAGTACGATGTTCCCGTCCGCGTGCACGCCCTTACGACAAGCTCAGGGGGACGGGTTTCGCGCGGAGGCCATATGAAGAATCCTCCTGATCCTTTATCGCACCCTGGATTTTCCGGCCTCGCCGTGAGGAGTTAACCAAGCCATGCCGTGCCACGCCCAACCTTGCCTGACCGGGCCATGCCGTGCACTACCATGCCGCGCCTCACCATGCCATGCCATGCCGCAGGGTTAAAGGATATAGCTGCCTTGCATAGATTTTCAAGGCAGAAAGCACCTGATTTACGAACATTCGTACAAAAAGAGAAGAGGCCAGCTACAAATAGCAACTGGCCTCAACCTTAGGGATACTGAGTGGTCGACGAGAAAACCCACAGGCCATTTCAGCAGCCCTGCCGACTAGTCCTATTGTAGTGTAGTATAGCGTCCCCGGTGAAGCACCCCCCGTAGTACAATGGCACTCCGTCCCTGCGGGTATCTGGATACCGGCCTGCGCCGGTATGACGGGCGTTTGATGTGTGTGTATGCGCCCGTGGGGGCGAATCCGTTGTTGCGAGGCTGTTGATATGGGCGCGACTGAAACCCTTGCCCGCTTCATCCTGAACACGCCGGCAGAGGCCATTCCGGCCCCCATCCTGCATGAGGGCAAGCGGTGCATCATCAACTACATGGCCGTGGCGCTGTACGCCTCGGCGGACCCGTCCGCAGAAATACTCACGGGGTTGTTCGAGGAGGAGGGCGGCGCCGCGAGCGCCTCGCTCATCGGCGTCGGCGGCCGCACCAACCTGCAGAACGCCGCGCTGGCCAACGGCTACCTGGCCCACCTCGAGGACTACGACGACACGCACTTCCCGACCGTGATCCATCCCTCGGCGCCGACGATCCCGGCGGCCTTCGCCGTTGCCGAGCGCGAGGGCGCGACGGGACTCGACGTCCTGGCCGCGACCGTGCTCGGGGTCGAGGCGTGCTGCCGTGTCGGGCTCTCCGTCTACCCCAACCACTACGACGCGGGGTGGCACATCACGGGCACCTGCGGGGTCTTTCGGGGGGGGGGGGGGGGGGGGGGGGGGGGCGGGGGGGGCGGCGCGGCGCGGGCGCCGCGCGGGGGGCGGGGGGGGCGGCCCCCCGCGCCGCCCCCCCCCCCCCCCCCCCGCAGCATCGACCCCCAGAGCCGGTCCCCCTCGGAGATCTCCGCGCCCCG harbors:
- a CDS encoding MmgE/PrpD family protein; this translates as MGATETLARFILNTPAEAIPAPILHEGKRCIINYMAVALYASADPSAEILTGLFEEEGGAASASLIGVGGRTNLQNAALANGYLAHLEDYDDTHFPTVIHPSAPTIPAAFAVAEREGATGLDVLAATVLGVEACCRVGLSVYPNHYDAGWHITGTCGVFRGGGGGGGGGGGGGAARAPRGGRGGRPPAPPPPPPPRSIDPQSRSPSEISAPRTRLRATERTANTSTHQSTPRERPG